The following are encoded together in the Pseudoxanthomonas sp. YR558 genome:
- a CDS encoding tetratricopeptide repeat-containing sulfotransferase family protein, protein MTAAASPTGTLDTALDHARHLLANDPAMAAQQASEIIRVVGRHPMALLILAASHRVRGQASHALDVLESLVREHPQWALAHLEHGLALGRAGRGDDAVPALRRAVALKADLPQAWRELGDHLAAMEDADGAAAAYLQHTRYSTRDPELMQAAGALADNRIPEAEALLRARLKRTPTDVAAIRMLAEVAARVGRIDDAEALLARCLELAPDFHAARQNHALVLHRANRPQEALQAIDALLAHDPDNPAHLNLKAVVLCRVGDYEPALALYERVLASYPDQAKIWMSYGHALKTAGHAARAIEAYRRALAREPGFGEVWWSLANLKTFRFSDDDVAVMRAQRARDDLADDHRLHLDFALGKALEDAAEYAPSFAHYRDGNALRRTQLAYSADDTHARTERLKAAHTATFFAGRTGLGCDAPDPIFIVGMPRAGSTLLEQILASHSAVEGTMELPEITSITRDLRTQARADGAETYHDLLADLDGDALRALGERYLEATRIHRKSGRPFFIDKMPNNFAHTGLIHLMLPNAKIIDARRHPLACCLSGYKQHFARGQGFSYGLEDIGRYYRDYVALMAHYDAALPGRVHRVIYEQLVDDTEAEVRRLLDYCGLPFEDGCLRFFENARPVRTASSEQVRQPIYREGVDHWRHYEPWLEPLKNALGPVLGAYPAVPDSMEGSSIPD, encoded by the coding sequence ATGACCGCCGCCGCTTCGCCCACCGGCACCCTCGACACCGCGCTGGATCATGCCCGCCACCTGCTGGCGAACGATCCGGCGATGGCCGCCCAGCAGGCCAGCGAGATCATCCGCGTGGTCGGCCGCCACCCGATGGCGCTGCTGATCCTGGCCGCCTCGCACCGGGTCCGCGGCCAGGCCTCCCATGCGCTCGACGTGCTGGAGTCGCTGGTGCGCGAACACCCGCAGTGGGCACTGGCCCATCTCGAACACGGGCTGGCGCTCGGCCGAGCCGGCCGCGGCGATGACGCCGTGCCCGCGCTGCGGCGCGCCGTCGCCCTGAAGGCCGACCTGCCGCAGGCCTGGCGCGAACTGGGCGACCACCTCGCCGCGATGGAGGATGCCGACGGCGCCGCCGCGGCCTACCTGCAGCACACGCGCTATTCGACGCGCGACCCCGAACTGATGCAGGCCGCCGGCGCGCTCGCCGACAACCGCATTCCCGAGGCCGAGGCGCTGTTGCGCGCACGCCTGAAGCGCACGCCCACCGACGTCGCCGCGATCCGCATGCTGGCCGAAGTCGCCGCACGCGTCGGCCGTATCGACGATGCAGAGGCCCTGCTCGCGCGATGCCTGGAACTCGCGCCCGACTTCCATGCCGCCCGGCAGAACCATGCGCTGGTGCTGCATCGTGCCAACCGTCCGCAGGAGGCCCTGCAGGCCATCGATGCGCTGCTGGCGCACGACCCCGACAACCCCGCGCACCTCAACCTCAAGGCGGTCGTACTCTGCCGCGTCGGCGATTACGAACCTGCGCTGGCGCTGTACGAACGCGTGCTGGCGTCCTACCCGGACCAGGCGAAGATCTGGATGAGCTACGGCCACGCGCTGAAGACGGCCGGCCACGCCGCGCGCGCGATCGAGGCGTACCGTCGTGCGCTCGCGCGGGAGCCCGGCTTCGGTGAAGTGTGGTGGAGCCTGGCCAACCTGAAGACGTTCCGCTTCAGCGACGACGACGTTGCGGTCATGCGCGCTCAGCGCGCGCGCGACGACCTGGCCGACGACCATCGCCTGCACCTGGACTTCGCGCTCGGCAAAGCGCTCGAAGATGCGGCCGAGTACGCGCCCTCGTTCGCGCACTACCGCGACGGCAATGCGTTACGCCGCACGCAGCTCGCCTACAGCGCCGACGACACGCATGCGCGCACCGAACGCCTGAAGGCTGCGCACACCGCCACGTTCTTCGCGGGACGGACGGGACTCGGCTGCGATGCGCCCGACCCGATCTTCATCGTCGGCATGCCGCGCGCGGGCTCCACGCTGCTGGAGCAGATCCTGGCCAGTCACTCGGCGGTGGAAGGCACGATGGAACTTCCCGAGATCACCTCCATCACGCGCGACCTCCGCACGCAGGCACGGGCGGACGGCGCAGAGACGTACCACGATCTGCTGGCGGATCTGGACGGCGATGCGCTGCGCGCGCTTGGCGAGCGGTACCTCGAGGCGACCCGCATCCATCGCAAGTCCGGCCGCCCGTTCTTCATCGACAAGATGCCGAACAACTTCGCCCACACCGGCCTGATCCACCTCATGCTGCCGAACGCAAAGATCATCGATGCCCGCCGGCACCCGCTGGCCTGCTGCCTGTCCGGTTACAAGCAGCATTTCGCGCGCGGACAGGGCTTCAGCTACGGGCTGGAGGACATCGGGCGCTACTACCGCGACTACGTGGCGCTGATGGCGCACTACGATGCCGCGCTTCCCGGGCGCGTGCACCGGGTGATCTACGAACAGCTGGTGGACGACACCGAGGCGGAGGTGCGCCGCCTGCTGGATTATTGCGGGCTGCCGTTCGAGGACGGCTGCCTGCGCTTCTTCGAGAACGCGCGGCCCGTCAGGACCGCCAGTTCCGAACAGGTCCGCCAGCCGATCTACCGCGAAGGCGTGGATCACTGGCGGCACTACGAACCGTGGCTGGAGCCGTTGAAGAACGCCTTGGGGCCTGTGTTGGGCGCCTATCCGGCGGTTCCGGATTCCATGGAGGGCAGTTCCATCCCCGATTGA